In Ruminococcaceae bacterium BL-4, one DNA window encodes the following:
- a CDS encoding putative V-type ATP synthase subunit C (atpC) (Evidence 3 : Putative function from multiple computational evidences; Product type e : enzyme): MGQTSSNAVLSKARALYGQRLRFEDWMALLDCSSVNDIATYLKAHTTYRSVLVSIDEFHIHRGQLEACLRERLFSESAKLARYDLDLGEHVSAYLLQKLEIQMILRCITRLNSGQMEDPFFLIPESAAHQTEIDEKALHTLSSYDQLLHALSHTQYEKILLSFAPKSPEEQIDYTGIESALWIDLMQRLYQVIYKETKGQTREELLRIFDDYIDLSNYSRIIRLKRTYHAGPDQIKSLLLPFGSLKQETLDRMAAAESEKEVTEIMQTTRVGKRTLSTPHKDPDDLIFYIEHHDCRKKIRFSPNPSVVLFSYVFLLQSELHDLTTLIEGVRYQLQKAEIQNLLNPERFSGRSS; the protein is encoded by the coding sequence ATGGGACAGACCTCATCAAACGCCGTTCTCAGTAAAGCGCGCGCACTCTATGGCCAAAGACTGCGCTTTGAGGACTGGATGGCTCTTCTGGATTGTTCTTCCGTCAATGATATTGCCACCTATCTAAAAGCACATACCACATATCGTTCCGTTCTCGTTTCGATAGATGAATTTCATATTCACCGTGGTCAGCTAGAAGCCTGCCTGCGAGAGCGGCTCTTTAGCGAAAGCGCAAAATTAGCTCGATATGATCTAGACCTTGGGGAACATGTTTCAGCTTATCTTCTTCAAAAGCTGGAAATTCAAATGATTCTGCGCTGTATCACAAGACTGAATTCCGGACAGATGGAAGATCCTTTCTTTTTAATCCCGGAAAGTGCAGCACATCAAACAGAGATTGACGAAAAAGCACTTCATACGCTCTCCAGCTATGATCAGCTTCTTCATGCACTTTCCCATACACAATATGAGAAAATTCTTTTATCTTTTGCTCCAAAAAGTCCTGAAGAACAAATTGATTATACCGGAATTGAAAGCGCCCTTTGGATTGATCTGATGCAGCGGCTCTATCAAGTCATCTATAAAGAAACAAAAGGACAGACCCGCGAAGAATTGCTGCGTATTTTTGACGATTACATTGATCTCAGTAATTACAGCAGAATCATTCGTTTAAAGCGGACTTATCACGCTGGTCCCGATCAGATTAAATCGCTGCTGCTGCCTTTTGGCAGTCTAAAACAAGAAACGCTTGATCGAATGGCAGCAGCAGAATCTGAAAAAGAAGTTACTGAAATTATGCAGACAACGCGGGTTGGAAAACGTACACTCTCAACCCCACACAAAGATCCGGACGATCTGATCTTTTATATTGAACATCATGACTGCCGCAAAAAGATTCGTTTTAGTCCTAACCCTAGTGTCGTACTTTTTTCCTATGTTTTTCTTCTTCAATCAGAACTACATGATCTAACCACGCTGATTGAAGGAGTGCGTTATCAACTGCAGAAAGCAGAAATTCAAAATCTTCTGAACCCCGAACGGTTCAGCGGAAGGAGTTCCTAA